Part of the Trichoderma asperellum chromosome 1, complete sequence genome is shown below.
TCCGGCAGATTATTGATCTCaataaagaagaggaatatgAGCACATCAGCATTTTCGACACACAGACTATTGATCCGCGGCTGTTGGAAACTCGAATGACACGGGGAGAGCCTTTAAACCCCCCTCTTACGGCTACGAGCTTCTTCACGGCTCAGATGATGCACCAGCCGCTGACGCCTGCCGAAACTAGGGTCCTCGAGGCGATTCAGAGCGAACGCCGACggcgagagagaggcaaCCCTCCTTTCAGTGATGATCGAGGCAGCGGGCTGCTTCCCGCGACATCATCGTTCACTACTCGAGCGGCCCGCCAAGGCACCAGTTCTGGTCCGAACGATCTGATGAATGTCTACAGAGACCATCGGGAACGAGCTCAGGAGCGTGTGCGCAATGCTCGCCAGCTCATGCGGGAAAACAGCTCAGGTGGCAGTGGGCGGGCCGACCAGCGGTGGATAGAACGCATTAACGAGATGATGGCCGCCTCGCGGGAGCAGCGAGAGAGGCAAGATCAGTCGTATCTCTCCGTTCTTGAGATCCTTCAGGCTCGAGAGCGGTCCTCGGCGGAAAGTGCTGTCGATGACCGTCCCATTCCGGGCATTCCCAGCCAAATACTAGCAAGTCGCTGGGAGGAAAGCGCCGTGCGAGGAACGCTAGCGCCCGATCATGGTGTCTTTGAGGTTCCGCCCTCGCCAGATAATACTTCAGGCTTGTCCTGGAGCGCAGACGGCACCATACTGTGAGtcttactctttttttttcttggtacTCTTGCCATCATCCATCCTTGTCTATTCTAATATGTTTACCTACGTTCTCTTACCAACGCTAACAAATGCCATCTTTATAGCTTCATTGGTGCTCAAAATGGCATTTATCAGTTACGCGTGGACCTCTATGCCAGGCAGTACTACAACAGCATTTCAATGCGCTAATACGACGTCGTTTTGTCGAGGCACATTGAGACCCGCCAGAAAGGGCATCATAACCTCATCACAGAACAtgcattttttcttcttcttttttgcacATGTAGCAGGAATTGGATGGCGTTGGCATTCTTCATTTTTGTGTCTAAGGCGCAGCAAGCTGCCGATTTGGACAACactgggaaaaaaagtttagGAACTCTCTTTGCACTCGCGTGGCTgctctttttgctttaccattccccttctctttgcaTTTCTTCTACTTACATATCACTCTTTTTAATGGTTTCTAAAATTGATGGTCTATGAAACGGAACGCACTGGCGGTTGGACACTTTGATCATTGTGTCTTTTCtgcaccttttttttccccctttgcttttctcttcttttatatcAATTTTTTTAAGCCTCTTTGGCATACAGACTTGTTGCAGGGTTTCGGTTATTCAATGTATATGATATCCGGTTCTATGGAAATTGCAGAtttgttctctttctgtGTCTATCAACTATTTGCTGATGAAATAAGATGATATTGTGATTGTGTATGTGTATCTCTTCGGATGTAATCATGCATGTACCGAGTCCGCAGTGCCTGTTTGGCTACCGTATAAGAGCTGGTCCACCATTTCTGCAATGGCAAGGCTGCTTGTCAATCCAGGACTCTCAATGCCCAGGAGGTTCACCCAACCTTGGtaaccttcttcttttcgaaCGATAAAGTCATTAAAATTCTTATCCGTAGCCAACGCCGCGCCCTTGGGGGCAAGCTTAGGCCGTATGCCGGCATAGTCGGGCACAAGAGCACCGGCATCCACTCGCGGGAGGTACTTTTTGATCTCAGCAATGGCTTGGTCCAGCCGCGAGGCGTTTGGCGTCAAATCGCTCGGATCGTCTACCCACTCGACGTCTGGGCCGAAACGGATCCGCCCAGCCAGGTCAAGGGTGAGGTGCGTGCCGAGTCCGCCTGCGCCGGGCTCAGGGGCGGGGTATATAAGGCGGGAGATTTTGGGCTGCGAAGCCGAGTAGGAGAAGTAGTTGCCCTTTGCGTAGAAGAGCTGCTTGTGTTGCGAGGGCGGGACAATCATGTTGTGGATGGAGACGGCGCCGAGGCCGGCGGCGTTGATGAGCGTTTCGGCGGTGATGGTGGAGATGTCGCCGTCTGGGCCGTCTGAGACGTCGATTTCCCAGCCTGAGCTGCCGGggagtgatgatgatgatgatgatgatgatgatgatcctGAAGATGAGGCGCGTATAGCCTTGACGGGGGAGCCGAGCGCGACGACACCGCCGGCGTCTTCAAAGAGGCCCTGAAGGCAAAGCATCAAGCCGTGAGAATCAACAATGCCCGTCGTAGGACTCTCCAGCGCGCCAGCATCTGCCCTCacgccctctcctctctcttctaccTCCTTCCGCCCAACCCACCTCACCGGCACGTCAATCTCATCCCGACACAGCGCATAGATGCTCTCCAACCCCTCCCTCTGCACCGCATTCTGCGCAACGAGCCACTTGCCCGTCCTCCTATGCGCAATGCCGTGCGCCTCGCAGAGCTCGTACAGGAGGTTCTTCCCGCGGATGCAGAGCTTCGTCTTGAGGCTGGACCTGCCATAGTAGATGCCCGCGTGGATGACCTCGCTGTTGCGCGACGAGGTCTCGGTGCCGACGGCGGGGTGGCGCTCGATGAGGACGGTGGAGGAGTTGCTGCGGAGGGAGAGTTGGCGGGCGATGGCGAGGccgacgacgccgccgccgatgacctgtatatatatgtattagcttttttattgttCTTCTAGTGTGGCTAGGGGGGAGCGTTGAGTCGTTTGagatgtatgtatatgaAGCTCTCACTTGATGTTGTGAACTCATAGGCTCAACTTACCGCGTGAGTAAAGTCTGCTCTGACAGCTGCTGTTGAGCTAAAGTGTGAGGCTTGGATGTGATTATGGCTAGATGAACAGACCAATCTCGCTGCTTTCCTTGCCAGCATCttgttaattttttttttgttaaattaattttgttttatatagAAAATGCTCAAGTAACAGAATGAATTGAGGTCGCCTGGGCTAGTTTCAGGGTAGTTTCTTTCATGAGAGCAGCTTTAAGATGGAAGTAATGTGAGGCCCCACATATAACCCCGGACTACTTGCGGTACTTGCGGTAGTTGCAGTATAAAGCTGCCAAAAACCACAGATgacaataaataaaactagaaaataaaatgtgGTTTTATAGAACATGTTCGTATTTTAATCAATTCATCTCTATATGTGATTCTTACCAAAGCCGAGGTTGAGATTGTCCAACGCCCGTAGGTTTCCGATGGGTGAGTTGGCCCATTGCGTTCTCGGAGTTTGGATCTACAGCATTTAGGCTGGCCTGCGGGCCCCGGCAACGGAACTTTTACATAAAATGACAACCATGAAGAGGAAAGTTATTTTGATTAGAAACACATTGTTCTTTTGGGATTATTCTTGTGCTAGTCCTGTGTATTTAAAACAATTTACTTCGTCCTAGACGCCAGCTAAAATGGCAAATTGCGACTATCGTGTCTACAATACCTGCGTAACAATATATGTGGCTCTCAAGTcgacaaaaaggaagaaaggaaaagaaaaagaaaaggaaaagaaaaggaaaagaagtcCGCCAATCTCAAAGAGCTAGAAAGGTTCCCGCATATCAATCATAATCCGTGATTGCCACATAACTGAAAAATAGATACATAAGATCAAACGTTTTTCTACGCTGCTCTGGGTGCAGGCTCGACCTCTTCAGCAGAGGTTGATGATCGAGTGAGATTAGAAGATACCGAAGGTTCGTTTGGTACTGGAGAGTTGGATGATAAGTCGTTGACTTGTTTTTCTAAATTACACGCAACTCAAGTTAGCATGTGTACATATGACAGTCGTATACCCAGCCATTTTCTCATTTAGGCAGCaacaaggaggaaaaaaagacagcTTACCCAATTCACGAATCCGATGCCGGAGCATCTGGTTCTCGCGGGTCAACATCTGCGTCTCGGCCTGATAGAAGGCGCTCTCGTCACGGAACAGAGACCAATCCCCACTCTCGGCGCTGATGGAAGTCGCCCGCAAGCGAGGGGAGGCGTTTCTGCTCGGCGTCCTGGACCGGCGCTGCATGTCGGCGCGGGCCATCTCCATGGAGTTTCGATGGTGGGGGAAGATTGGCGATCGGGAaaaggaggagctggacgCTGACGGGATGTGGTTGCCGGTTGGAGACTGGGTGTTGATGGGGACGGGGAGCGATCGGGGTGCTCTCTCGGAGCTTGCGGCAGCTTCGTCTGCAGCTACTGCTTGCGGGTGGCTTGCTTGAAGGCGCTGAAGCTccagttgttgttgccggATCATGTTTAGCAGTCGGTTCTGCGAAGCGCAGGAGATTAGCTTGCATGTTCACTAATGGAATTTCGATCAGTCGAGTAGGATTTCTTACGACGTGGCCCTCCTGCTCTGCCTCAAGCTCCTGATGAAGCTCGCCCAAGCTTGGAGTTCTGTGGTGTCGGCTCGCGTCTGGCGGCAGGGCAGCGCCGGCGATGGGCTGCGGGCTCGCTCGTATGGGGTCTTGAAACATCTCGCCCGGCGCGGGCACCGACGGGTCGTTTAGCTGGAGGTTCATGAGGATGGTTGATCGTCGCCGTCCggaggaaggagaagagaagccgcGTGGGAGGGAGCTGTTGGAGGATCCTTAAATGTTTGGATGATTAGAGAGACAGGTAATGAGGGATGGAAGATTgaagattgaagagagagagagagagagacagagaagtGCGGGAACAGCAGCTCTCTATATCACAAGGCCACGCTCTGACTCGCTGGATACGACGTACTGCGTGAAGGTTCTCGTTGGAGTCCGGCGTTCATAGCCGCGGCCGCCTGTAGGGAAATGGAAGCGGATCGAGGCGACCCAGTGGGGGACTCGGAGCGGGGCACGGAGACGTCACCGTTGGCCGCCATAATTTGTTGAGCGGCGCGTGATGTTGTGCTGCAGAAAAAAATGTTTGCGACTTGCTCGTTGTTTGCTGGTGGAATGGGAtggggaagaaagaagattcgaGGCGGCTTGGATACGCGAGGAAAGTTATATCAAAAGGGTAAGGTAGATAATTGATTTTGGTTGATTGATGCTGATCCAAGGAAAAAGGTTCGTCCGTTGCTTGCTTTGTTCGTTGTCCGTCAGTTTAAGGTTGTGCTGTGTTATTCCGTATCGAGGCTTGGCTCAGCGGCACAATGTAGGCATCGATCGGCCACCACACAAGCCAAGGTATATAgaaagtataagtaaaagtaacGTCGCCCGTGGTGGCGAAGCTTTTTATTGtttatatctttcttttttttttcttttttttccttttttttttttttgcgattATAGAGGCAGTGGTAACTGTAGATGCATGCGTTTACTCGCGGATGGAGTAACAGCACATGTGATGTTTGAAGAGCTTCGTCTTTTCGTTGCGATTGGTTGTTGGCtggttgattgattgatgagGGACCAATGTAGTGAATGGATGAAGTGCTGCAATTGGAAATAAATACAAACAAGATGCAGGCGAACAGCACAGTATGGGGGCTCATTGGCGTTTTATTACTGGGTGCACAAAAGCCTAACTCCAAAAAACTGCGTGACGTGCTGCTGATCGCCGCTTCGAGAATATGCGGGCGAAGGCGAAAAAGCTGACGGCGGGTGGTTCGAACCTCGAACCACCGCCGTCACTTTGGGAGTCATAGGATCAATCAAGCACTGCATGCAGGCAGTCGAGCCCTGTAGAGGAAGCCTAGAGCCCGCTGTGGCTGTCGCTTTTGGCGCTCAGCTGCACCGATTTCATGTTCTCGGAAGGTCACGGGAAGTACCTGCTACGTACATGTAAACATCAATAGGTTAGTATGTGCATCCAATTGATGCGTCAACCGGACCAAGGATTTCTGTAGAATTGGCGACCCTAGTCAAGGTATATTTATTGACATTGAGCATGCACAAAGCTCCACGATCCATTGATACCGATTACGGCCATGTCTTTGCTAAATACCTACTTGGCGCCCCAAGGCTTGTAACCGTGACGCCACTAATATGGGGTATTAGTGCACAGTTACAAGTACTGACATTAACACACTATTTCGAGCTGTGATAGGAGCAATCAGGGCTCTAGACAGCTATATTTGTGGAATCCATTCATTCGttgggttttttttattcatctCTATAACTTGTTGCCACATGCAATCCAAAGCATAAATGATTGATCCTCTGCCAATTCATTTTCTATTTTCCGGATCCCTGGGCCTTCATGGCCTCGACATACTCGGGGTCAatcaccaccagcgccgccacgCCGCCCTCTTCCACAATTTTCGTATCGACAACCATTGTTGCGAGGATCTGTGCCGGCTCCGTGGTGCTGAAGTTGTCGCTGGTTACGTGATGGCATCCAGGAGCCTCGAAGAAAGTGCCGCCCGTGGGAATCACATATGTCGGTCCGTCGTTCATCTTGTTGAGCACGGTGCCcttgaggacgacgacggagACGCTGGCGCCGGCATGGGTGTGAGGCGGTGTTGATGAGTTTGGCGGGAAGTCAACCAGGAGGCCGACGGCTGACTTTCCGGGGCAATTGGGCAGCTTGTTGTTGAAGACGATGTTGACGTCGGGCATAGGACGGCTACATTATATGCGTGTGATGTTAGTGGGTTGGCTATTTGTACCTATAAAATCATGCCTGGATAGGTAGGTGACGGAATGAACAGAACTGGGCAAGGAAGGGAAGAGTGAGAGATGGGATGGAAGTTGATGGATAAGAACTTGCCCTAGCTGGTATGGCACGTCGTCGACGACTTGGTATTTGTCAGAGTGTGAGTCGCACATTGTTATGATGTGATGGTATGGTGTTTATTGGTGGTGTGTATTAACTGATGTGTGTGAATGATGTTTAAACAATGATACTATCCATCTGTCAAGAAAACGGCACCGGCGTCAAGGCTATATATCTTGACTT
Proteins encoded:
- a CDS encoding uncharacterized protein (EggNog:ENOG41) gives rise to the protein MAANGDVSVPRSESPTGSPRSASISLQAAAAMNAGLQREPSRRSSNSSLPRGFSSPSSGRRRSTILMNLQLNDPSVPAPGEMFQDPIRASPQPIAGAALPPDASRHHRTPSLGELHQELEAEQEGHVNRLLNMIRQQQLELQRLQASHPQAVAADEAAASSERAPRSLPVPINTQSPTGNHIPSASSSSFSRSPIFPHHRNSMEMARADMQRRSRTPSRNASPRLRATSISAESGDWSLFRDESAFYQAETQMLTRENQMLRHRIRELEKQVNDLSSNSPVPNEPSVSSNLTRSSTSAEEVEPAPRAA
- a CDS encoding uncharacterized protein (EggNog:ENOG41), with the translated sequence MCDSHSDKYQVVDDVPYQLGRPMPDVNIVFNNKLPNCPGKSAVGLLVDFPPNSSTPPHTHAGASVSVVVLKGTVLNKMNDGPTYVIPTGGTFFEAPGCHHVTSDNFSTTEPAQILATMVVDTKIVEEGGVAALVVIDPEYVEAMKAQGSGK
- a CDS encoding uncharacterized protein (EggNog:ENOG41), yielding MNLQLNDPSVPAPGEMFQDPIRASPQPIAGAALPPDASRHHRTPSLGELHQELEAEQEGHVNRLLNMIRQQQLELQRLQASHPQAVAADEAAASSERAPRSLPVPINTQSPTGNHIPSASSSSFSRSPIFPHHRNSMEMARADMQRRSRTPSRNASPRLRATSISAESGDWSLFRDESAFYQAETQMLTRENQMLRHRIRELEKQVNDLSSNSPVPNEPSVSSNLTRSSTSAEEVEPAPRAA